Proteins encoded together in one Gemmatimonadota bacterium DH-78 window:
- a CDS encoding DUF4837 family protein, with translation MFAALRPIRPLALIAAIGLAACAEEQGAYGDASSIVTAVPTAVWEQLEDSVYGALEPTIYTVRDEKTFTVTHVDPNDGATWGDLMRFRQLLVVGPADASWIEPVLRKARDEDRGNAVVQAFDVWARGQTVTAVVTDAADVAGGFLASLDELHALYDRQFRQLAEARMFVSGPDSALVDTLMNRAGFSLMLPTVYTWDARDSVYIFRNDNPDPSELIRQVAVTWASPIPQGMEGEDFLAWRQEIADAYYSDEQVAVLDNLQGGRFDHEGLDAYQIQAVWQSPPGAWPAGGPFVLRAVACPAQDRMYLLDGWLYAPGKEKYEFMIQLERILDSFQCAT, from the coding sequence GTGTTCGCAGCTCTGCGCCCCATCCGACCCCTCGCCCTGATCGCCGCGATCGGCCTCGCCGCCTGCGCCGAGGAGCAGGGTGCGTACGGCGACGCCTCGTCGATCGTGACCGCCGTTCCAACTGCGGTATGGGAGCAGCTCGAGGACTCCGTGTACGGCGCCCTCGAGCCCACGATCTACACGGTGCGCGACGAGAAGACGTTCACCGTCACCCATGTGGATCCGAACGACGGAGCCACCTGGGGCGACCTCATGCGCTTCCGTCAGCTGCTGGTCGTGGGACCGGCCGACGCGTCGTGGATCGAGCCGGTGCTGCGCAAGGCGCGCGACGAGGACCGCGGCAATGCGGTGGTGCAGGCCTTCGACGTGTGGGCGCGCGGCCAGACGGTCACCGCCGTCGTCACCGACGCCGCCGACGTGGCGGGCGGATTCCTGGCCTCGCTCGATGAGCTGCACGCCCTCTACGACCGCCAGTTCCGGCAGCTCGCCGAGGCCCGCATGTTCGTGTCGGGGCCGGACTCGGCGCTGGTCGACACCCTGATGAACCGGGCCGGCTTCTCGCTGATGCTGCCCACCGTGTACACCTGGGACGCCCGCGATTCGGTCTACATCTTCCGCAACGACAATCCGGATCCCTCCGAGCTGATCCGGCAGGTGGCGGTGACCTGGGCGAGCCCCATTCCGCAGGGCATGGAAGGGGAGGATTTCCTGGCTTGGCGCCAGGAGATCGCCGACGCCTACTACAGCGACGAGCAGGTGGCGGTACTCGACAACCTGCAGGGAGGTCGCTTCGATCACGAGGGCCTCGACGCCTATCAGATCCAGGCGGTCTGGCAGAGCCCGCCCGGCGCCTGGCCGGCGGGCGGTCCCTTCGTACTGCGCGCCGTGGCCTGCCCCGCCCAGGATCGCATGTACCTGCTCGACGGCTGGCTCTACGCGCCCGGCAAGGAGAAGTACGAGTTCATGATCCAGCTGGAACGGATCCTCGACTCCTTTCAGTGCGCCACCTGA
- a CDS encoding YigZ family protein → MGSSAGGYPIPARPVRVTEVIQRSRFLTVLAHAPDAEAAHHFVQSLRDEHPDATHHCWAFVAGPPGSTAAVGMSDDGEPHGTAGRPMLTTLLHSGVGEIAAVSVRWYGGTKLGTGGLSRAYSGGVKAALAELEVESKIERARVEIVVGYAHVDALQRLLDAMDGVQVEERYGGEVRYVVDLPEIRFAAFERALADLTQGAGRLRRV, encoded by the coding sequence GTGGGTTCGTCGGCGGGGGGCTATCCGATCCCGGCGCGGCCGGTGCGGGTGACCGAGGTGATCCAGCGCAGTCGCTTCCTCACCGTTCTGGCCCATGCGCCCGATGCCGAGGCCGCCCACCACTTCGTGCAGTCGCTGCGCGACGAGCACCCCGACGCCACCCACCACTGCTGGGCCTTCGTGGCGGGGCCTCCGGGCTCCACCGCCGCGGTGGGCATGAGTGACGACGGCGAGCCCCACGGCACCGCGGGGCGACCGATGCTGACCACTCTGCTGCACTCCGGGGTGGGGGAGATCGCCGCGGTGTCGGTGCGTTGGTACGGGGGCACCAAGCTGGGCACCGGAGGGCTCTCCAGGGCGTACTCGGGCGGGGTGAAGGCGGCGCTGGCCGAACTCGAGGTGGAGTCGAAGATCGAGCGCGCCCGGGTGGAGATCGTGGTCGGATACGCCCACGTCGATGCGCTTCAGCGTCTGCTCGACGCCATGGACGGGGTGCAGGTGGAGGAGCGCTACGGGGGCGAGGTGCGCTACGTGGTCGACCTGCCCGAGATCCGATTCGCGGCCTTCGAGCGCGCCCTGGCCGACCTCACCCAGGGGGCAGGCCGACTCCGTCGGGTGTGA
- a CDS encoding MGMT family protein: MPPSAPRRRCGEFAESVHRWVRRIPSGSVASYGDVAALAGSPRAARGVGAVLNGLDPDSDVPWWRVVNRRGRLSIPAELGRRALQRRLLLDEGVAFVDEESVDLQRHQWAGP; encoded by the coding sequence GTGCCGCCATCCGCCCCCCGACGTCGTTGCGGCGAGTTCGCCGAGAGCGTGCACCGCTGGGTGCGGCGCATTCCCTCAGGCTCGGTGGCCAGCTACGGAGATGTGGCCGCGCTGGCCGGGTCTCCGCGAGCCGCACGGGGTGTGGGCGCGGTACTCAACGGTCTCGACCCCGACAGCGACGTGCCCTGGTGGCGGGTGGTGAACCGGCGCGGCCGCCTGTCGATCCCGGCCGAGCTGGGCCGGCGGGCGCTCCAGCGGCGCCTCCTGCTCGACGAGGGTGTGGCCTTCGTCGACGAGGAGTCGGTGGACCTGCAGCGGCACCAATGGGCGGGGCCATGA
- a CDS encoding cation:proton antiporter — protein MVWYRMTGSSNTIPDPRGAARRLSDLGLTLALVFGVTALALWASPDAYEGGRLTILTGFVLLAASVAGSLAVRAGLPRLTGFLLVGVVAGPSMLGVVSAEAVVDLRLIDRFALALIALLAGGELKIAALRPQARTIALTTLLVTGVVWVGVAGTVLALRPLLPFLADVPFAAAVGVALLLGIWAANSSPDLTVAVIEETGAKGPLTDAVLGITIVKDVVVIVLFTLTLALVGPLIDPARALSAHALVDLGREVGGALVVGAALGWVFSLYLQGGDGRPRPPFATFLFAYLLVVVADRLHVELLLTGVAAGFAIENLSPAGDRMIRGIEKVSVVIFAFFFAVAGASLDLGAVARFWLPALILLLARALFTWIGAVQGARLAGASARIRTRSWRGLISQGGVTLGLVLLIEQSFPVIGAGVVALGMAVIIGNILAGPILLEAALTGGEGGDAEG, from the coding sequence ATGGTATGGTACCGCATGACCGGAAGCTCCAACACCATACCCGATCCGCGCGGCGCGGCGCGGCGATTGTCCGACCTCGGCCTCACCCTCGCGCTCGTCTTCGGGGTCACGGCACTCGCCCTCTGGGCCAGCCCGGACGCGTACGAGGGGGGGCGGCTCACGATCCTCACCGGGTTCGTGCTGCTCGCGGCCAGTGTGGCCGGTTCTCTCGCGGTGCGCGCGGGACTGCCTCGATTGACGGGGTTCCTGCTGGTGGGCGTGGTGGCGGGCCCCTCGATGCTGGGAGTGGTGTCCGCGGAAGCGGTGGTCGACCTGCGACTGATCGACCGATTCGCGCTGGCCCTGATCGCCCTGCTGGCGGGGGGCGAACTCAAGATCGCCGCCCTCCGGCCGCAGGCGCGCACCATCGCCCTCACCACCCTGCTGGTGACGGGAGTGGTGTGGGTGGGGGTGGCCGGCACCGTGCTCGCCCTGCGACCTCTCCTGCCCTTCCTCGCCGACGTGCCCTTCGCGGCCGCCGTCGGAGTGGCCCTGTTGCTGGGTATCTGGGCGGCCAACTCCTCGCCCGATCTGACGGTGGCCGTGATCGAGGAGACCGGGGCCAAGGGGCCGCTGACCGACGCGGTTCTCGGCATCACCATCGTGAAGGACGTGGTGGTGATCGTGCTCTTCACCCTCACCCTCGCGCTGGTCGGCCCGCTGATCGACCCGGCGCGCGCGCTGTCGGCGCACGCGCTGGTGGATCTGGGTCGCGAAGTGGGTGGGGCGCTCGTGGTGGGGGCGGCGCTGGGCTGGGTGTTTTCGCTCTACCTGCAGGGCGGCGACGGCCGGCCTCGCCCCCCCTTCGCCACCTTCCTCTTCGCCTACCTGCTGGTGGTCGTCGCCGACCGGCTGCACGTCGAGCTGCTGCTGACGGGGGTGGCCGCGGGCTTCGCGATCGAGAATCTCTCGCCCGCCGGCGACCGGATGATCCGCGGAATCGAGAAGGTGTCGGTGGTGATCTTCGCCTTCTTCTTCGCCGTGGCCGGCGCGAGCCTCGACCTCGGGGCCGTCGCCCGCTTCTGGCTCCCCGCGCTCATCCTCCTGCTCGCGCGCGCGCTGTTCACCTGGATCGGCGCGGTGCAGGGCGCCCGGCTGGCGGGGGCGTCGGCGCGGATCCGGACGAGGAGCTGGCGGGGGCTGATCAGTCAGGGCGGGGTGACGCTCGGGCTGGTGCTGCTGATCGAGCAGAGTTTTCCCGTGATCGGGGCGGGGGTGGTGGCGCTCGGAATGGCCGTGATCATCGGCAACATCCTGGCCGGCCCGATCCTGCTCGAGGCGGCGCTGACCGGGGGCGAGGGAGGGGACGCAGAGGGCTGA
- a CDS encoding rhomboid family intramembrane serine protease has protein sequence MMSMLTPWVRRLLIANVAIFVLSAYFLPYLYRDFVLIPELLWQRPWTGISYMFLHGGWSHLLFNMIGLFFFGPRLEQRLGGPDFLKLYFLAGFGGAAFSFLFEPGAAVVGASGAIYGILLGFAMIWPRERIYIWGVLPVEAWILVSIMVGASVYMGFGGSGGNTAHFAHLGGLAFAFAYLKWRDFRRGSAQRDFKRRMEQAAEPSAGLSDRAQLARWGTIRLDGLHELNREEVSHLLEKAKLLGPRGLTPTERQFLDRMAGPSGGR, from the coding sequence ATGATGTCGATGTTGACCCCCTGGGTGCGGCGACTCCTGATCGCCAATGTCGCGATCTTCGTACTGAGCGCGTATTTCCTGCCGTACCTGTACCGCGACTTCGTGCTCATTCCCGAGCTGCTGTGGCAGCGTCCGTGGACCGGCATCTCGTACATGTTCCTGCACGGCGGTTGGTCGCACCTGCTGTTCAACATGATCGGGCTGTTCTTCTTCGGGCCGCGTCTCGAGCAGCGACTGGGCGGCCCCGACTTCCTGAAGCTGTACTTTCTGGCCGGATTCGGCGGCGCCGCCTTCTCGTTTCTCTTCGAGCCGGGGGCCGCCGTGGTCGGCGCCTCGGGTGCGATCTACGGGATTCTGCTCGGTTTCGCCATGATCTGGCCCCGCGAGCGCATCTACATCTGGGGTGTGCTGCCGGTGGAGGCGTGGATCCTCGTCTCGATCATGGTGGGTGCGAGCGTCTACATGGGCTTCGGGGGCTCGGGTGGGAACACCGCGCACTTCGCGCATCTCGGGGGACTCGCGTTCGCCTTCGCCTATCTCAAGTGGCGCGACTTCCGTCGCGGCAGCGCGCAGCGCGACTTCAAGCGTCGCATGGAGCAGGCGGCCGAACCCTCCGCCGGCCTCTCCGACCGGGCGCAGCTCGCCCGCTGGGGGACGATCCGGTTGGACGGGCTGCACGAGCTGAACCGCGAGGAGGTGAGCCACCTGCTCGAGAAGGCGAAGCTGCTCGGGCCCCGGGGGCTGACGCCCACCGAGCGCCAGTTCCTCGATCGCATGGCCGGGCCCTCGGGCGGTCGCTGA
- a CDS encoding M3 family metallopeptidase: MGRERLEQLATDPAPPTFDNTLGALDDLTRWVAERLTPASHLLSVAETPELRSAYNEVLPEISQFWTRLTLHEGLWARLRAFEATDEATRLTGLARRHLEKTMLEFRRSGADLPPDRRARLEEIQVALSTLQQRFGEHVLDATAAWEYRVDDESRLDGVPAAARRRFRAAAKAAGHDGWLLTLDYPSVEPILKYARDRELRRTVFEAYTTRCRAGEYDNRPLVVDILNLRTELAGLLGYRGFPDYVLEDRMARDEARARGFTTELTDRARPYWQRDAARLREHAATLGLDPLQPWDVSFVSEHLRRTEYDLDDEALRPWFPLDRVESGLWELARRVFGLTVEEREVDEVWHPDVRHYDIRADDGVLLGSFYTDWFPRKEKRQGAWMNDFRSGGPRPDGGFDPHLGVICGNFTPPEGDRPALLTHREVETLFHEFGHLLHHTTSRVPIRSRGGLNVAWDWVELPSQIMENWTWEREALDLFARHHETGEPLPDELFDRMVRARRFMGGWQMMRQLSFGTVDLELHGPWARDLNGTGPDELMARVEERFRDFSPAPHFARYHILTSFTHLFSGGYAAGYYSYLWSEVLEADAFSRFRNEGIFNRETGRDYMESILSRGDSDDPEALFRSFLGRDPDPQALLDRNLGPVPS, encoded by the coding sequence GTGGGCCGAGAGCGACTCGAGCAGCTGGCCACCGACCCCGCTCCCCCCACCTTCGACAACACCCTCGGAGCCCTCGACGACCTCACCCGCTGGGTGGCGGAGCGGCTCACCCCGGCGTCGCATCTGCTCTCGGTGGCGGAGACCCCCGAACTCCGCAGCGCCTACAACGAGGTGCTGCCCGAGATCTCGCAGTTCTGGACGCGGCTGACGCTGCACGAGGGGCTGTGGGCCCGACTCCGCGCCTTCGAGGCCACCGACGAGGCAACGCGGCTCACCGGGCTCGCCCGTCGCCACCTCGAGAAGACGATGCTGGAGTTCCGGCGGTCGGGTGCCGATCTGCCGCCCGACCGACGCGCCCGTCTGGAGGAGATCCAGGTCGCCCTCTCCACCCTGCAGCAGCGGTTCGGCGAGCACGTGCTCGACGCCACGGCCGCGTGGGAGTACCGGGTGGACGACGAGAGCCGCCTCGACGGGGTGCCCGCCGCGGCCAGGCGCCGCTTCCGGGCCGCCGCGAAGGCCGCCGGTCACGACGGATGGCTGCTCACCCTCGACTACCCCTCGGTGGAGCCCATCCTCAAGTACGCCCGCGACCGGGAGCTCCGCCGCACCGTGTTCGAGGCCTACACCACCCGCTGCCGAGCCGGGGAGTACGACAACCGGCCCCTGGTGGTCGACATCCTCAACCTCCGCACCGAGCTCGCCGGACTGCTCGGGTACCGGGGCTTCCCCGACTACGTGCTCGAAGACCGCATGGCGCGCGACGAGGCCCGGGCCCGGGGGTTCACGACCGAGCTGACGGATCGCGCCCGGCCCTACTGGCAGCGAGATGCCGCCCGCCTGCGCGAGCACGCGGCCACCCTCGGACTCGACCCGCTGCAGCCCTGGGACGTCTCGTTCGTGAGCGAGCATCTCCGCCGCACCGAGTACGACCTCGACGACGAGGCGCTGCGCCCCTGGTTCCCCCTCGACCGGGTCGAGTCGGGGCTGTGGGAGCTCGCCCGCCGGGTCTTCGGGCTGACGGTCGAAGAGCGGGAGGTGGACGAGGTGTGGCACCCCGACGTGCGGCACTACGACATCCGGGCGGACGACGGCGTCCTGCTCGGCTCCTTCTACACGGACTGGTTTCCGCGGAAGGAGAAGCGTCAGGGCGCCTGGATGAACGACTTCCGCTCGGGGGGCCCGCGCCCAGACGGCGGCTTCGATCCGCACCTCGGCGTGATCTGCGGCAACTTCACGCCCCCCGAGGGCGACCGCCCCGCGCTGCTCACTCACCGCGAGGTGGAGACGCTCTTCCACGAGTTCGGTCACCTGCTGCACCACACCACCTCGCGGGTGCCGATCCGGTCGCGCGGCGGTCTCAACGTGGCGTGGGACTGGGTCGAGCTGCCGAGCCAGATCATGGAGAACTGGACCTGGGAGCGGGAGGCGCTCGACCTCTTCGCCCGCCACCACGAGACGGGCGAGCCCCTGCCCGACGAACTCTTCGACCGCATGGTGCGGGCGCGGCGCTTCATGGGCGGGTGGCAGATGATGCGTCAGCTCTCGTTCGGCACCGTCGACCTCGAGCTGCACGGCCCCTGGGCCCGCGACCTGAACGGCACCGGCCCGGACGAGCTGATGGCGCGGGTGGAGGAGCGCTTCCGCGATTTCTCGCCCGCTCCCCACTTCGCCCGGTACCACATTCTCACCTCCTTCACCCACCTGTTCAGCGGAGGCTACGCGGCGGGGTACTACAGCTACCTGTGGTCGGAGGTGCTGGAGGCCGATGCCTTCTCACGGTTCCGCAACGAGGGCATCTTCAATCGGGAGACGGGACGCGACTACATGGAGTCGATTCTGAGCCGCGGAGACAGCGACGACCCCGAAGCCCTGTTCCGCTCGTTCCTCGGCCGCGATCCCGACCCCCAGGCCCTTCTCGACCGAAATCTCGGACCCGTTCCGTCGTAG
- the asd gene encoding archaetidylserine decarboxylase (Phosphatidylserine decarboxylase is synthesized as a single chain precursor. Generation of the pyruvoyl active site from a Ser is coupled to cleavage of a Gly-Ser bond between the larger (beta) and smaller (alpha chains). It is an integral membrane protein.) — MSPPRVSLPWRATLALLDRLPQGLLSRAAGALADIPLPGPLRRPVLSTFARSVGIDVSEAARPLGDYGSVNEFFVRRLRAGARDFPTEATVLASPVDGVVGQAGRVSEGRALQAKGRDYAVADLLLDPERATAWSDGSFLTIYLSPRHYHRIHTPLPGRIVEARHLPGRLFPVNRPAVAGVDRLFAINERLVAHLDTEVGPVAVVAVGAYNVGRISAAFDPAWSGGAGTSVTNRGTPPPPLRRYDPGIEVAAGEEIMAFHLGSTVVLLLPPGLHIRPEVREGLEVKAGSPLAGAAPHDHNS; from the coding sequence ATGAGCCCGCCCCGCGTGTCCCTGCCCTGGCGCGCGACCCTCGCCCTGCTCGACCGGCTCCCCCAGGGGCTGCTGAGCCGAGCCGCCGGAGCGCTCGCCGACATTCCGCTGCCGGGCCCGCTGCGGCGCCCCGTGCTGAGCACCTTCGCCCGCTCGGTCGGCATCGACGTCTCCGAGGCCGCGCGCCCCCTGGGCGACTACGGGAGCGTGAACGAGTTCTTCGTTCGGAGGCTCCGCGCCGGCGCCCGCGACTTCCCGACCGAGGCGACGGTGCTGGCCTCGCCCGTGGACGGGGTGGTGGGCCAGGCGGGACGGGTGTCGGAGGGCCGCGCCCTGCAGGCGAAGGGCCGCGACTACGCGGTGGCCGACCTGCTGCTCGACCCCGAGCGCGCGACCGCCTGGAGCGACGGGAGCTTTCTCACCATCTACCTGTCGCCGCGTCACTACCACCGCATCCACACCCCGCTGCCCGGCCGGATCGTCGAGGCCCGCCACCTTCCCGGACGGCTCTTCCCGGTCAACCGGCCGGCGGTGGCGGGCGTCGATCGGCTCTTCGCGATCAACGAGCGACTGGTGGCCCATCTCGACACCGAGGTCGGCCCGGTGGCGGTGGTGGCGGTCGGGGCCTACAACGTGGGCCGGATCTCGGCGGCCTTCGACCCGGCGTGGAGCGGCGGAGCGGGCACGTCGGTCACCAACCGCGGCACCCCGCCGCCGCCGCTGCGACGCTACGATCCCGGCATCGAGGTTGCAGCGGGTGAAGAGATCATGGCGTTTCACCTGGGGTCGACCGTAGTCCTTCTGCTGCCTCCCGGGCTTCACATCCGGCCCGAGGTGAGAGAGGGACTCGAAGTGAAGGCGGGGTCGCCACTCGCGGGCGCGGCTCCCCACGACCATAATTCGTAG
- a CDS encoding ATP-binding protein: MSRPRSPRSLAPELLPQLVEQTPALVLVTDRRGRIVFVNRGFTHMTGYTESEALGRTPSMLKSGLRDDAVYADLWRTVLDGRSWNRLLPNRRKDGSVYWQETSVFPLEGTEGDGLHLAAVGRDVSDRVAMTEELAAARDAAEAAARVKSMFLMNMSHELRTPLNAVLGMAELLVDSELDLRQRTQLGVLRNAAESLLGLVTDIMDLADLDAGGIVLDDGPVELRTLLESAGAVIAPLAHDRRLEVLVSLHPRVDRVWRGDAGRIQQALMNLLSNAVKFTDEGEVEVRAEPRPEGGGVRISVRDTGIGIAPDHLERAFERFSQVDGSTTRRHEGSGLGLTLARELCILMGGRLEVTSRVAHGSTFTMDLPLAEQRGAWSVVDPVLRGLRILVVDDHAGHRAILSELLREAGAETAELDRLDELAARAGSGSLASWDALVVDDTWREGDLHGTLLAVGRGAPDLGVVLLTRVQDEERMLTGIHARVTQPASRERLVAAVRGAHGAAGCRPRPRLGEKRPGHDPHHVLIVDDNAVTRLLLQAMLSKQGCVVEEAMGGAEALARLNNSAPPDAILVGLDLQRAEGAESVRAMRAMDGERGAATLPIVAYSAADTAEARSAAAEAGCDGLVTTPFRKEELLAVLRAAAAKWEAARSA, translated from the coding sequence ATGTCCCGACCTCGCTCGCCCCGGTCGCTCGCACCGGAGCTGCTCCCACAGCTGGTCGAACAGACGCCTGCGCTGGTTCTCGTGACCGACCGGCGCGGGCGAATCGTGTTCGTGAACCGCGGGTTCACGCACATGACCGGCTATACCGAGAGCGAGGCCCTCGGGCGCACCCCGAGCATGCTCAAGTCGGGACTCCGCGACGACGCGGTCTACGCCGATCTGTGGCGCACCGTACTGGACGGCCGCAGCTGGAATCGCCTGCTGCCCAATCGTCGCAAGGACGGCAGCGTCTACTGGCAGGAAACCAGCGTCTTCCCGCTCGAGGGCACCGAGGGCGACGGCCTTCACCTGGCCGCCGTGGGTCGCGACGTGTCGGACCGCGTCGCGATGACCGAAGAACTGGCGGCCGCCCGCGATGCCGCCGAGGCCGCGGCTCGGGTGAAGTCGATGTTCCTGATGAACATGAGTCACGAACTGCGCACGCCGCTCAACGCGGTGCTCGGCATGGCCGAACTGCTCGTCGACAGCGAGCTCGACCTCCGGCAGCGCACCCAGCTCGGGGTGCTGCGCAACGCGGCAGAGTCGCTGCTCGGCCTGGTCACCGACATCATGGATCTCGCCGACCTCGACGCCGGTGGCATCGTGCTCGACGACGGGCCGGTGGAACTGCGGACACTCCTGGAGTCGGCGGGCGCGGTGATCGCGCCCCTGGCGCACGACCGTCGCCTCGAGGTGCTGGTGTCGCTCCACCCCCGCGTGGACCGGGTGTGGCGCGGCGACGCCGGTCGGATCCAGCAGGCCTTGATGAACCTGCTCAGCAACGCGGTGAAGTTCACCGACGAAGGCGAGGTGGAGGTGCGGGCCGAGCCCCGCCCGGAGGGTGGCGGGGTGCGGATCTCCGTCCGCGACACCGGCATCGGCATCGCTCCCGACCACCTCGAACGCGCCTTCGAGCGCTTCTCGCAGGTGGACGGGTCCACGACCCGTCGACACGAGGGCAGCGGCCTCGGGCTCACCCTGGCCCGCGAGCTGTGCATCCTCATGGGCGGACGGCTGGAGGTGACGAGCCGCGTGGCCCACGGCAGCACCTTCACGATGGACCTGCCCCTCGCGGAGCAGCGCGGCGCGTGGTCGGTGGTCGACCCCGTACTCCGCGGACTCCGGATCCTGGTGGTGGACGATCACGCCGGGCACCGCGCGATCCTGTCGGAGCTTCTGCGGGAGGCGGGCGCCGAGACCGCCGAGCTGGACCGGCTCGACGAGCTGGCGGCGAGAGCCGGCTCGGGTTCGCTGGCCTCCTGGGACGCGCTGGTGGTCGACGACACCTGGCGCGAGGGCGACCTGCACGGCACGCTGCTGGCCGTCGGTCGCGGAGCGCCCGACCTCGGCGTCGTTCTGCTGACCCGCGTCCAGGACGAGGAGCGCATGCTCACCGGCATTCACGCCCGGGTCACCCAACCGGCCTCGCGGGAGCGTCTCGTGGCCGCGGTGCGGGGAGCCCACGGTGCGGCCGGCTGTCGACCGCGCCCCCGGCTCGGCGAGAAGCGTCCCGGGCACGATCCCCACCACGTGCTGATCGTGGACGACAACGCGGTCACCCGGCTGCTGCTTCAGGCGATGCTGAGCAAGCAGGGGTGCGTGGTGGAGGAGGCGATGGGGGGCGCGGAGGCGCTGGCACGCCTGAACAATTCCGCCCCTCCGGACGCGATCCTGGTCGGACTCGACCTGCAGCGCGCCGAAGGGGCGGAGAGCGTCCGAGCGATGCGCGCCATGGACGGAGAACGGGGGGCTGCGACCCTGCCGATCGTGGCCTATTCGGCGGCCGACACGGCGGAGGCGCGCTCGGCGGCCGCGGAAGCGGGCTGCGACGGCCTCGTGACGACGCCCTTCAGGAAGGAGGAACTGCTCGCCGTGCTCCGAGCGGCCGCGGCCAAATGGGAGGCGGCCCGGAGCGCCTGA